A region of Paraburkholderia sp. BL23I1N1 DNA encodes the following proteins:
- a CDS encoding helix-turn-helix transcriptional regulator has product MPANFTDEQNHFPGLSRIGALLADPGRAAMLWALMDGSARPAGELTMIAGLSPSAASAHLARLTDGGLLALEVRGRHRYFRIASPDIAASIEALANVAQVSAPQRAVPRPARTVPVDMRYARTCYDHMAGELSVRVFERLVERGLLTLHGSSLDATADGAARFAEWGIDMSAQKSRRRRFACTCPDWSERRPHLGGALGAALLDSWSAHGWVERTDRPRILRITPAGHRHFGAFLAA; this is encoded by the coding sequence ATGCCCGCGAATTTCACCGACGAGCAAAATCACTTTCCAGGCTTGAGCCGCATCGGTGCGCTGCTCGCCGATCCCGGCCGCGCCGCGATGCTCTGGGCGCTGATGGACGGCAGCGCGCGCCCGGCCGGCGAATTGACGATGATCGCCGGGCTTTCGCCGTCGGCGGCCAGCGCGCATCTGGCGCGTCTGACCGACGGCGGCTTACTCGCGCTCGAAGTGCGTGGCCGGCATCGCTATTTCCGGATCGCCTCGCCGGATATCGCCGCCTCCATCGAAGCGCTCGCCAACGTCGCGCAGGTCAGCGCGCCGCAACGCGCCGTACCGCGACCGGCGCGCACCGTGCCGGTCGACATGCGCTACGCCCGCACGTGCTACGACCATATGGCGGGCGAATTGTCGGTGCGGGTGTTCGAACGGCTGGTCGAGCGCGGCCTGCTGACACTGCACGGTTCGTCGCTCGATGCCACCGCCGACGGCGCCGCCCGATTCGCCGAATGGGGCATCGACATGTCCGCCCAGAAAAGCCGCCGGCGCCGCTTTGCCTGCACCTGCCCCGACTGGAGCGAACGGCGTCCGCACCTGGGCGGCGCGCTCGGCGCGGCGCTACTCGATTCATGGTCGGCTCATGGCTGGGTCGAGCGCACCGACCGCCCGCGGATCTTGCGCATCACGCCAGCGGGCCACCGGCATTTCGGCGCGTTCCTGGCCGCGTAA
- a CDS encoding sigma-54 dependent transcriptional regulator, giving the protein MEPATRQLIYVSRDPSAELNTRFLQRGWHVEVVGSARDVRRAVRAGMAAGGLLDLSSEFQPHEIAAFESCLTIPNVGWVAATTSGQLQDAALRRLVRDYCFDYVTVPYSGDRIVDSVGHAYGMISLGEPASNDGSQGAEGEMVGSCDAMLALFRSIRKVAMTDAPVFISGESGTGKELTAVAIHERSARRNAPFVPINCGAIPPHLLQSELFGYERGAFTGANQRKIGRVEAANGGTLFLDEIGDLPLESQASLLRFLQERKVERLGGHGSIDVDVRIISATHVDMTAAMIEGRFRSDLYHRLCVLQIDEPPLRARGKDIELLARHMLERFRKDASRRLRGFAPDAIAALHNYGWPGNVRELINRVRRAIVMSEGRAITARDLELAEYVEIVPVSLAQAREAAERQAIELALLRHRGRLGDAAHELGISRVTLYRLLCSHGMRHMEGEPLATPHGELPASVPHL; this is encoded by the coding sequence ATGGAACCCGCAACGCGGCAACTGATTTACGTTTCACGCGATCCGAGCGCGGAACTGAATACACGCTTCCTTCAACGCGGCTGGCATGTCGAAGTCGTGGGGTCGGCGCGCGACGTACGCCGTGCTGTTCGCGCCGGAATGGCAGCGGGTGGCTTGCTCGATCTGTCTAGCGAATTTCAGCCACACGAAATCGCCGCTTTTGAGTCCTGTCTGACCATTCCGAACGTTGGCTGGGTCGCAGCCACCACGTCTGGACAATTGCAGGACGCGGCCTTGCGCCGGCTCGTACGGGACTATTGCTTCGACTATGTAACCGTGCCCTATTCGGGCGATAGGATCGTCGATTCGGTTGGGCACGCCTACGGCATGATCTCGCTCGGCGAGCCGGCGTCGAACGACGGGTCGCAAGGCGCGGAAGGCGAAATGGTCGGTTCGTGCGACGCGATGCTCGCGCTGTTCCGTTCGATTCGCAAAGTGGCGATGACCGACGCGCCGGTGTTTATTTCGGGCGAATCGGGCACGGGCAAGGAGTTGACCGCGGTCGCGATCCACGAACGCTCGGCGCGCCGCAATGCGCCTTTTGTGCCGATCAACTGCGGCGCGATCCCGCCGCATCTATTGCAATCCGAATTATTCGGCTATGAGCGCGGTGCGTTCACGGGCGCCAATCAGCGCAAGATTGGCCGCGTGGAAGCGGCCAACGGCGGCACGCTGTTCCTCGACGAAATCGGCGATCTGCCGCTCGAAAGCCAGGCGAGCCTGCTGCGCTTCCTGCAGGAGCGCAAAGTAGAGCGGCTGGGCGGCCACGGTTCGATCGACGTCGACGTGCGCATCATTTCGGCCACTCACGTGGATATGACCGCGGCGATGATCGAGGGACGGTTCCGCTCCGACCTGTATCACCGCTTGTGCGTGCTGCAAATCGACGAACCGCCGCTGCGCGCACGTGGTAAGGATATCGAACTGCTTGCGCGGCACATGCTGGAACGTTTCAGGAAAGATGCAAGCCGCCGTTTGCGCGGCTTCGCACCCGACGCCATCGCGGCGCTGCATAACTACGGCTGGCCGGGCAACGTGCGCGAGTTGATCAATCGCGTGCGGCGCGCCATCGTGATGTCGGAAGGGCGCGCGATCACGGCGCGCGATCTCGAGTTAGCTGAATACGTGGAAATCGTGCCCGTGTCGCTCGCGCAGGCGCGCGAAGCGGCTGAACGTCAGGCGATCGAGCTCGCGCTTCTGCGTCATCGTGGCCGTCTCGGCGACGCCGCGCACGAACTCGGTATTTCGCGCGTGACGCTGTACCGGCTGCTGTGCTCACACGGCATGCGCCATATGGAAGGCGAACCGCTAGCCACGCCGCACGGCGAGCTGCCAGCCTCGGTGCCGCATCTTTGA
- the fumC gene encoding class II fumarate hydratase: protein MTDDVRMERDTFGEIAVPNARLWGAQTQRSLQNFRISSEKQSPELITALAVIKRAAAEVNLGLGVLDENKAKAIMQAADEIIDGQHPGEFPLAVWQTGSGTQTNMNLNEVIANRASELLGGERGEARKVHPNDDVNRGQSSNDVFPTAMHVAAAYGIVKHLLPALKTLRDTLDGKAKAFVDIVKIGRTHLQDATPLTLGQEFSGYVAQLDHGIRHVESALPHLYELAQGGTAVGTGLNAHPQFADKVAAAIGKLTGLPFVSAPNKFEVMAGADALVFAHGALKTVAASLNKIANDIRWLASGPRCGLGELAIPENEPGSSIMPGKVNPTQSEALTMLCAQVFGNDVAVNIGGASGNFELNVFRPMIAHNVLQSIRLLADGTHSFNDNCAVGIEPNRERIDTLLNESLMLVTALNPHIGYDKAAKIAKKAHKEGTTLKAAALALGYVTEQQFDEWVRPKDMVGHSAG from the coding sequence ATGACTGATGACGTACGAATGGAGCGCGACACGTTCGGTGAAATCGCCGTACCGAACGCGCGTCTATGGGGCGCGCAGACTCAGCGCTCGCTGCAAAATTTCCGTATTTCGTCCGAGAAACAATCGCCTGAACTGATCACCGCGCTAGCCGTCATCAAGCGCGCGGCCGCCGAGGTCAACCTCGGTCTGGGCGTGCTCGACGAGAACAAGGCGAAGGCGATCATGCAAGCGGCCGACGAGATCATCGACGGCCAACACCCGGGCGAATTTCCGCTTGCGGTCTGGCAAACCGGCTCCGGCACGCAGACCAACATGAACCTCAACGAGGTGATCGCGAATCGTGCGAGCGAGTTGCTCGGCGGCGAGCGCGGCGAAGCGCGCAAAGTGCATCCGAACGACGACGTGAATCGCGGCCAGTCGTCGAACGACGTGTTTCCGACGGCGATGCACGTGGCCGCCGCCTACGGGATCGTCAAACACCTGCTGCCCGCGCTGAAGACGCTGCGCGATACGCTCGATGGCAAGGCGAAGGCCTTCGTCGACATCGTCAAGATCGGCCGCACGCACCTGCAGGATGCCACGCCGCTTACGCTCGGCCAGGAGTTCTCAGGATACGTTGCGCAACTCGATCACGGCATCCGTCACGTGGAATCCGCACTGCCGCATTTGTACGAACTCGCGCAGGGCGGCACGGCGGTCGGCACCGGATTGAATGCGCATCCGCAATTCGCGGACAAGGTGGCGGCCGCGATCGGCAAGCTGACCGGTTTGCCGTTCGTCTCCGCGCCGAACAAATTCGAAGTCATGGCTGGCGCCGACGCGCTCGTGTTCGCGCACGGCGCGTTGAAGACGGTGGCGGCGAGCCTGAACAAGATCGCCAACGACATCCGCTGGCTCGCAAGCGGCCCGCGTTGCGGACTCGGCGAACTGGCGATTCCGGAGAACGAACCGGGTAGCTCGATCATGCCGGGCAAGGTCAATCCAACCCAATCCGAAGCCTTGACGATGCTGTGCGCGCAAGTGTTCGGCAACGACGTCGCGGTGAATATCGGCGGCGCGAGCGGCAACTTCGAGTTAAATGTGTTCCGGCCGATGATCGCGCACAACGTGCTGCAATCGATCCGTTTGCTCGCCGACGGCACGCACAGTTTCAACGACAACTGTGCAGTGGGCATCGAGCCGAATCGCGAGCGCATCGATACGCTGCTCAACGAATCGCTGATGCTGGTGACGGCGCTTAATCCGCACATCGGCTACGACAAGGCCGCGAAGATTGCGAAGAAAGCGCACAAGGAAGGCACGACGTTGAAGGCGGCGGCGCTCGCACTCGGCTATGTCACCGAGCAGCAGTTCGACGAATGGGTGCGGCCGAAGGATATGGTCGGACATTCGGCCGGGTGA
- a CDS encoding MFS transporter, with protein sequence MPPSAAPAPTASAASPFAINQTGSGHSDPGGRRAARVLAVCQALYTSSVSIDLTLTGLVGYTLADDKALATLPFSLITVAAALTTIFASFLMARIGRRAGFVLGAGVGALGGAISVWAIFHHSFWAFCSGTATVGVFQAFAQYYRLAAADAVDIEGKSRAISTVLTGGVVAAVCGPLLAAWSKDWLAPVAFAGSYALVTGLGLVSIAMLALLYRDAAPHASVAVTREPARPLGEIVRQPIFAAALANNALGYAVMMFVMTATPIAAVACGHTIGDGAAIIQWHLVGMFAPSLFSARLIGRFGVLRVIGTGIVLSALCGVLALRSTDLPHFYAALACLGVGWNFMFVGGSTLLAQSYRPSERAKTQATSEFTTFAFSALGSLFAGQLLARFGWATINAAILPLLGMAALVTLAYAWSSKRQPAAQGVS encoded by the coding sequence ATGCCGCCGTCCGCTGCTCCCGCTCCCACTGCTTCCGCCGCATCTCCTTTCGCCATCAATCAAACCGGCTCCGGCCATTCCGATCCTGGCGGCCGGCGCGCCGCGCGCGTTCTGGCGGTTTGCCAGGCGCTCTACACGTCATCTGTTTCGATCGATCTGACCTTGACCGGTCTCGTCGGCTACACGCTTGCCGACGACAAGGCGCTCGCGACGCTGCCGTTCTCGCTGATAACCGTCGCCGCCGCGCTGACCACGATCTTTGCGTCGTTCCTGATGGCGCGCATCGGCCGGCGCGCGGGTTTCGTGCTCGGCGCGGGCGTCGGCGCGCTGGGCGGGGCCATTTCCGTCTGGGCGATCTTTCATCACAGCTTCTGGGCGTTCTGCAGCGGCACGGCGACGGTCGGCGTGTTTCAGGCGTTCGCCCAGTACTACCGGCTGGCGGCCGCGGACGCCGTCGACATCGAAGGCAAAAGCCGCGCGATTTCGACGGTGCTCACCGGCGGCGTCGTGGCAGCCGTGTGCGGGCCGCTGCTCGCCGCATGGAGCAAGGACTGGCTTGCGCCGGTCGCGTTCGCGGGCTCCTATGCGCTTGTCACGGGCTTAGGGCTCGTATCGATCGCCATGCTGGCGCTGCTGTATCGCGACGCCGCACCGCATGCAAGCGTGGCCGTGACGCGCGAACCGGCCCGGCCGCTCGGCGAAATCGTCCGGCAGCCGATCTTTGCCGCCGCGCTCGCCAACAATGCGCTCGGCTACGCCGTGATGATGTTCGTGATGACCGCGACGCCGATTGCGGCGGTCGCATGCGGCCACACGATCGGCGACGGCGCGGCGATCATTCAATGGCATCTGGTCGGCATGTTCGCGCCGTCGCTGTTTTCCGCACGGCTGATCGGGCGCTTCGGCGTGCTGCGGGTGATCGGCACGGGGATCGTGCTGTCGGCGCTGTGCGGTGTGCTGGCGCTGCGCTCGACCGATCTGCCGCACTTCTACGCGGCGCTTGCGTGCCTGGGCGTGGGGTGGAATTTCATGTTCGTCGGCGGATCGACGCTGCTGGCGCAATCGTACAGGCCGTCCGAGCGGGCCAAGACGCAGGCAACCAGCGAATTCACGACCTTCGCGTTTTCCGCGCTGGGTTCGCTGTTCGCGGGGCAATTGCTGGCGCGCTTCGGCTGGGCGACGATCAATGCCGCGATTCTTCCGCTGCTCGGGATGGCGGCATTGGTCACGCTGGCGTATGCGTGGTCGAGTAAGCGGCAACCTGCCGCCCAGGGGGTGTCTTGA
- a CDS encoding GlxA family transcriptional regulator: protein MAARHIVFAVAPELVLLDACGPLEAFWRAELTMAAAAGVAGGAVRASGATGPNSPTNQPAGPIAYRTTVASIDGGVLQTFPGLPVVTERLDSIDDQPIDTLIVPGVPIDEHCTLQPELVAWIRRRAPQARRVCSVCTGAFYLAAAGLLDGRRATTHWRDAPHLARRFPNVQVDADPIFIRDVRDGGGERAVWTSAGVTAGIDLALALIEEDVGHAVAMQAARRLVVFMKRPGGQSQFSAALAAQASAGGPFEALHSWMTAHLRDDLSVERLAERVQMSPRTFARRYVDEVGRTPAKTVSALRLEAAARVLAESRRPLKQIALDCGFGSEQNLRRAFVRRFGVLPLEYRERFESAVVPRRESASAAAEAS, encoded by the coding sequence ATGGCTGCACGTCATATCGTTTTTGCGGTGGCGCCTGAGCTCGTGTTGCTCGATGCGTGCGGGCCGCTCGAAGCATTCTGGCGCGCTGAATTGACGATGGCGGCTGCGGCTGGCGTTGCCGGTGGAGCGGTCAGGGCAAGCGGAGCAACCGGCCCGAACAGCCCGACCAACCAACCCGCCGGGCCGATCGCCTATCGCACGACCGTCGCGTCGATCGACGGCGGCGTATTGCAAACCTTCCCGGGTCTGCCGGTCGTCACCGAACGGCTCGATTCGATCGACGATCAGCCGATCGATACGCTGATCGTCCCCGGCGTCCCGATCGACGAACACTGCACGTTGCAGCCGGAACTCGTCGCGTGGATCAGACGCCGTGCGCCGCAGGCACGGCGTGTGTGTTCGGTCTGCACGGGCGCCTTTTATCTGGCGGCGGCGGGCCTGCTCGACGGTCGCCGTGCGACCACTCATTGGCGCGACGCGCCACATCTCGCACGCCGCTTTCCCAATGTGCAAGTCGACGCCGATCCGATCTTCATTCGCGACGTGCGCGATGGGGGCGGCGAGCGCGCAGTCTGGACATCGGCGGGCGTGACGGCGGGCATCGATCTGGCGCTCGCGCTGATCGAAGAAGACGTCGGCCACGCAGTCGCGATGCAGGCGGCACGACGGCTGGTGGTGTTCATGAAGCGGCCCGGCGGCCAGTCGCAATTCAGCGCGGCGCTCGCGGCCCAAGCTTCGGCAGGCGGGCCGTTCGAGGCGCTGCATAGCTGGATGACGGCCCATTTGCGCGACGACCTGTCGGTCGAGCGGCTGGCTGAGCGCGTGCAGATGAGTCCCCGGACTTTCGCGCGGCGCTATGTCGACGAGGTCGGCCGCACGCCGGCTAAGACCGTGTCGGCACTGCGTCTGGAGGCGGCCGCGCGGGTGCTGGCGGAGTCGCGCCGGCCGCTCAAGCAGATTGCGCTCGATTGCGGTTTCGGCAGCGAGCAGAACTTGCGACGCGCGTTTGTACGGCGCTTTGGCGTTTTACCGCTTGAGTATCGGGAGCGTTTCGAGTCCGCCGTCGTGCCGCGTCGTGAGTCGGCTAGCGCGGCCGCCGAGGCGAGTTGA
- a CDS encoding thymidylate synthase, with amino-acid sequence MKQYLDLVRTILDTGTWQENRTGIRTISMPGAMLRFDLQQGFPAVTTKKLAFKSAVGELVGFLRASRSAADFRDLGCKVWDANANQNPQWLANPYRQGPDDLGDVYGVQWRQWPAYKVLDADASAQLADATARGFQVVTEFEEDGSRKVLLYKAIDQLRQCLDTIMQNPADRRILFHAWNPAVLDQIALPACHLLYQFLPNVARREISLCLYIRSNDVGLGTPFNLTEGAALLHLVGRLTGYTPRWFTYFIGDAHIYENQLEMLQQQLTREPYESPAFAISDRVPDYAKTGVYEPEWLEKIEPSDFSLVGYRHHEPLTAPMAV; translated from the coding sequence ATGAAACAATATCTCGACCTCGTCCGCACGATTCTCGACACCGGCACGTGGCAGGAGAACCGCACCGGCATCCGCACCATCAGCATGCCGGGCGCCATGTTGCGCTTCGACCTCCAGCAGGGCTTTCCCGCGGTCACCACGAAAAAGCTGGCGTTCAAGTCGGCGGTGGGCGAACTGGTTGGGTTTCTGCGCGCGTCGCGCAGCGCCGCGGATTTTCGCGACCTGGGCTGCAAAGTGTGGGACGCGAACGCCAACCAGAATCCGCAGTGGCTGGCCAATCCGTACCGTCAGGGTCCGGACGACCTTGGCGACGTCTACGGCGTGCAGTGGCGCCAGTGGCCGGCCTACAAGGTGCTGGACGCAGACGCGAGCGCGCAATTGGCTGACGCTACCGCGCGTGGCTTCCAGGTCGTGACGGAATTCGAGGAAGACGGCAGCCGCAAAGTGCTGCTGTACAAAGCGATCGACCAGTTGCGGCAATGCCTCGACACGATCATGCAGAACCCTGCCGACCGGCGAATTTTGTTTCACGCCTGGAACCCCGCCGTGCTGGACCAGATCGCGTTGCCGGCTTGTCACCTGCTTTATCAGTTCCTGCCGAACGTCGCGCGCCGTGAAATTTCGCTGTGTTTGTACATCCGCAGCAACGATGTCGGCCTCGGCACACCGTTCAATCTGACCGAAGGTGCGGCTTTGCTGCATCTGGTCGGGCGCCTGACGGGTTATACGCCGCGCTGGTTCACCTATTTCATCGGCGACGCGCACATCTACGAGAACCAGCTCGAGATGCTGCAGCAACAGCTCACGCGCGAACCTTACGAAAGCCCGGCCTTCGCGATTTCGGACCGTGTGCCGGACTACGCGAAAACCGGCGTGTACGAGCCTGAATGGCTCGAGAAAATCGAACCGTCGGACTTCTCGCTGGTCGGCTACCGGCATCACGAGCCGCTCACGGCGCCGATGGCGGTCTGA
- a CDS encoding acyl-CoA thioesterase — protein MSTPALAPLDRSETTFRFLAEPSSVNFGGKVHGGALMKWIDETAYACSAVWSGRYCVTVSVGNIRFRRPILVGNLVELRARVVATGRTSMHIHVSVQAGDPKGGELLQTTDCLVVMVAVNENGHPVPVPAFVPETDEQKRLAKYAMDVKEALDAIVELKPEEVAQGKV, from the coding sequence ATGAGCACCCCTGCCCTAGCGCCGCTGGACCGTTCCGAAACCACTTTCCGCTTCCTCGCCGAGCCCAGTTCAGTCAACTTTGGCGGCAAGGTGCATGGCGGCGCGTTGATGAAGTGGATCGACGAGACCGCCTATGCGTGCTCGGCAGTGTGGTCGGGGCGTTACTGCGTGACGGTCAGCGTCGGCAATATCCGTTTTCGCCGGCCGATTCTGGTCGGCAACCTGGTCGAACTGCGCGCGCGGGTCGTGGCGACGGGCCGCACCAGCATGCACATCCACGTGTCGGTGCAGGCAGGCGACCCGAAGGGCGGCGAGTTGCTGCAAACCACGGACTGCCTGGTGGTGATGGTGGCCGTCAACGAGAACGGCCACCCGGTGCCGGTGCCGGCTTTCGTGCCGGAAACCGACGAACAGAAGCGCCTCGCCAAGTACGCAATGGACGTGAAAGAAGCGCTCGACGCGATCGTCGAATTGAAGCCGGAAGAAGTGGCGCAGGGGAAGGTTTAA
- a CDS encoding DUF6600 domain-containing protein produces the protein MRTVTTPQHLKRRMTGYTLIAAAAFLFAAQATFAQEAEQAPPGAATQNTDPPGRVARLNYTAGAVTTEPAGATDWSYAQINRPLTTGDQLWNDQSARSELHIGSTAVRLGQSTSLDILNLDDNSAQLKVAQGTLSARVRDLAPGSSYEIDTPNLALGLNGPGDYRVDVAPDGSNTTVTVRSGSATVYGDSGQVPVAAGQQVRFAGTNLQQVADDGAPGLDGFDQWAASRDAAEDRSVSARYVSRDIPGYQDLDANGTWRSSPQYGEVWVPRATPAGWAPYHDGHWVWQAPWGWTWVDDAPWGFAPYHYGRWAQVDDSWAWVPGPVVVSEPPCYSPALVAFVGGGGVNWGVSLAIGGAVAAGVAWFPLGPGEQWHPHWGDHDHWSPGYYNRVNNTTVVNNYNRNVTNVNVTNIHNTYINYHPGGVTAVPATAFVHGQSVGRFAQKVDPQQWRNAQINPGGPGIAPVKESFGPGLRNANYRPPAGVMARPVVATRSPAVPAAYHDSLAQRFAQSGGRVPGAGEPIVRTSVPARMAGAPGAMPAQNVRVVQSHMAGRTPGAAPGAPGIPNGMQQAGQRPGEAPVNGQPQRGGEPQARPGMPPPVANLHQQPGEAVRPSNGVPRPPQANGGNPNAYAQQHGMSGQAAGQQPGAEGRHEPAWTQPHSPMAQQAQEQARQPQGQARPEPQQQVQRQPEAQPQRTPEVRAQPQEPRPQPMQQAQQQPRQEFHPQPQQAPQPRPEPQPQQVQQPRPQPQQVQQPRPQPQPRPEPRPQQVQQPRPEPRPQQVQQPRPEPRPQQAQQPRPQPQPQHAEQHSGGGNRDEHHKG, from the coding sequence ATGAGAACAGTGACCACACCCCAACACTTGAAACGCCGGATGACCGGCTACACGCTGATCGCCGCCGCGGCATTCCTGTTCGCGGCGCAAGCCACCTTCGCGCAGGAAGCTGAACAGGCGCCGCCGGGTGCTGCCACGCAGAATACCGACCCGCCGGGACGTGTGGCGCGCCTCAATTACACGGCCGGCGCCGTGACCACCGAGCCGGCCGGCGCAACCGACTGGTCGTACGCGCAAATCAATCGCCCGCTCACCACGGGCGACCAGTTGTGGAACGATCAGAGCGCGCGCTCCGAGCTGCATATCGGCTCGACCGCGGTGCGCCTCGGCCAGTCCACCAGCCTCGACATCCTCAATCTTGACGACAACAGCGCGCAGCTGAAGGTCGCGCAGGGCACGTTGTCGGCGCGGGTACGCGATCTGGCGCCCGGCTCCTCCTATGAAATCGACACGCCCAATCTGGCGCTCGGCCTGAACGGCCCCGGCGACTACCGCGTCGACGTCGCGCCGGACGGCAGCAACACCACCGTCACCGTGCGCAGCGGCAGCGCGACCGTCTACGGCGACAGCGGCCAGGTACCGGTCGCGGCCGGCCAGCAGGTCCGCTTTGCCGGCACCAACCTGCAACAGGTCGCGGACGACGGCGCACCTGGCCTCGACGGTTTCGATCAATGGGCGGCGAGCCGCGACGCCGCGGAAGACCGCTCGGTGTCGGCGCGCTACGTGTCGCGTGACATCCCCGGCTATCAGGATCTCGACGCCAACGGCACGTGGCGTAGCAGCCCGCAGTACGGTGAAGTGTGGGTGCCGCGCGCGACGCCCGCCGGCTGGGCGCCTTATCACGACGGTCATTGGGTGTGGCAAGCGCCGTGGGGCTGGACCTGGGTCGACGATGCGCCGTGGGGCTTCGCGCCCTATCACTATGGCCGCTGGGCTCAGGTCGACGACTCGTGGGCGTGGGTACCCGGACCGGTCGTGGTCAGCGAACCGCCCTGCTACTCGCCGGCACTGGTTGCCTTCGTCGGCGGCGGCGGGGTCAACTGGGGTGTCAGTCTGGCGATTGGCGGAGCCGTCGCAGCCGGCGTCGCGTGGTTCCCGCTGGGCCCAGGCGAACAGTGGCACCCGCACTGGGGCGATCACGATCACTGGAGCCCGGGTTACTACAATCGCGTCAACAACACGACCGTCGTCAACAACTACAACCGCAACGTGACGAATGTGAATGTGACCAACATTCACAACACGTACATCAACTATCACCCGGGTGGCGTGACCGCGGTGCCGGCGACGGCCTTCGTGCACGGTCAATCGGTCGGCCGCTTCGCGCAGAAGGTCGATCCGCAGCAATGGCGCAACGCACAGATCAATCCGGGTGGCCCGGGCATCGCGCCGGTGAAGGAAAGCTTCGGGCCGGGCCTGCGGAACGCGAATTACCGGCCGCCGGCCGGCGTGATGGCGCGTCCGGTCGTCGCCACGCGTAGTCCGGCCGTGCCGGCCGCGTATCACGACAGTCTCGCGCAGCGCTTTGCGCAGAGCGGCGGACGGGTGCCGGGCGCGGGCGAGCCGATCGTGCGGACCTCGGTGCCGGCTCGCATGGCCGGCGCTCCGGGAGCCATGCCCGCGCAGAACGTGCGGGTCGTGCAGTCGCATATGGCAGGCCGGACGCCGGGGGCAGCACCGGGTGCGCCGGGTATTCCAAACGGCATGCAACAGGCTGGTCAGCGGCCCGGCGAAGCGCCGGTCAACGGTCAGCCGCAGCGTGGCGGCGAACCGCAAGCCCGGCCGGGCATGCCGCCGCCAGTGGCCAACCTCCACCAGCAACCCGGCGAGGCGGTTCGTCCGTCCAATGGCGTGCCGCGTCCACCGCAAGCGAACGGCGGCAACCCGAACGCTTATGCGCAGCAGCACGGCATGTCAGGGCAAGCAGCGGGACAACAGCCGGGCGCGGAAGGTCGGCACGAGCCTGCATGGACACAGCCGCACTCGCCGATGGCCCAACAGGCGCAGGAACAGGCACGCCAGCCGCAGGGTCAGGCCCGTCCTGAGCCGCAGCAACAGGTTCAGCGTCAGCCGGAAGCGCAGCCGCAGCGCACGCCTGAAGTACGCGCCCAACCGCAGGAGCCACGGCCGCAACCGATGCAACAGGCGCAGCAGCAACCGCGTCAGGAATTTCATCCGCAGCCACAACAGGCGCCGCAGCCGCGTCCTGAGCCGCAGCCGCAACAGGTACAGCAGCCGCGTCCGCAACCGCAGCAGGTACAGCAGCCGCGCCCTCAACCGCAGCCACGTCCTGAACCGCGCCCACAGCAGGTGCAGCAGCCGCGCCCTGAACCGCGTCCGCAGCAGGTGCAGCAGCCGCGCCCTGAACCGCGTCCGCAACAAGCTCAACAGCCGCGTCCTCAACCGCAACCGCAGCACGCCGAACAGCATTCGGGCGGCGGCAACCGCGACGAGCACCACAAAGGCTGA